The following coding sequences are from one Macaca nemestrina isolate mMacNem1 chromosome 1, mMacNem.hap1, whole genome shotgun sequence window:
- the LOC105484948 gene encoding complement factor H-related protein 2 isoform X1, whose translation MWLMISVILISQISSVGGEATFCDFPKIKHGILYDEEKHKPFSQVPTGEVFYYSCEYNFVSPSKSFWTRITCTEEGWSPTPKCLRLCFFPFVENGHSESSGQTHLQGDTVQIICNTGYSLQNKENNISCVERGWSAPPKCRSTIFAEKCGPPPPIDNGDITSFPLSVYAPGSSVEYQCQSLYKLEGDNQITCRNGQWSERPKCLDPCVISQEMMEKYNIKLKWTNQRKLYSRTGDIVEFDCKYGYRPTKSHSFRAVCQDGKLIYPSCEKK comes from the exons caacattttgtgattttccaaaaataaaacatggaattCTATATGATGAAGAAAAACATAAGCCATTCTCCCAAGTTCCTACAGGGGAAGTTTTCTATTACTCCTGTGAATATAATTTTGTGTCTCCGTCAAAATCCTTTTGGACTCGCATAACATGCACGGAAGAAGGATGGTCACCAACACCAAAGTGTCTCA GactgtgtttctttccttttgtggAAAATGGTCATTCTGAATCTTCAGGACAAACACATCTACAAGGAGATACTGTACAAATTATTTGCAACACAGGATACAGCCTTCAAAACAAGGAGAACAATATTTCATGTGTGGAACGGGGCTGGTCTGCTCCTCCCAAATGCAGGTCCACTA tttttgcagAAAAATGTGGGCCCCCTCCACCTATTGACAATGGAGACATTACTTCATTCCCGTTGTCAGTATATGCTCCAGGTTCGTCAGTTGAGTATCAATGCCAGAGCTTGTATAAACTTGAGGGTGATAATCAAATAACATGTAGAAATGGACAATGGTCAGAACGACCAAAATGCTTAG aTCCATGTGTAATATCACAAGAAATGatggaaaaatataatataaaattaaagtgGACAAACCAACGAAAGCTTTATTCAAGAACAGGTGACATAGTTGAATTTGATTGTAAATATGGATATCGTCCAACAAAATCTCATTCATTTCGAGCAGTGTGTCAGGATGGAAAACTGATATATCCCAGttgtgaaaaaaaatag
- the LOC105484948 gene encoding complement factor H-related protein 2 isoform X2, which yields MWLMISVILISQISSVGGEATFCDFPKIKHGILYDEEKHKPFSQVPTGEVFYYSCEYNFVSPSKSFWTRITCTEEGWSPTPKCLRQTHLQGDTVQIICNTGYSLQNKENNISCVERGWSAPPKCRSTIFAEKCGPPPPIDNGDITSFPLSVYAPGSSVEYQCQSLYKLEGDNQITCRNGQWSERPKCLDPCVISQEMMEKYNIKLKWTNQRKLYSRTGDIVEFDCKYGYRPTKSHSFRAVCQDGKLIYPSCEKK from the exons caacattttgtgattttccaaaaataaaacatggaattCTATATGATGAAGAAAAACATAAGCCATTCTCCCAAGTTCCTACAGGGGAAGTTTTCTATTACTCCTGTGAATATAATTTTGTGTCTCCGTCAAAATCCTTTTGGACTCGCATAACATGCACGGAAGAAGGATGGTCACCAACACCAAAGTGTCTCA GACAAACACATCTACAAGGAGATACTGTACAAATTATTTGCAACACAGGATACAGCCTTCAAAACAAGGAGAACAATATTTCATGTGTGGAACGGGGCTGGTCTGCTCCTCCCAAATGCAGGTCCACTA tttttgcagAAAAATGTGGGCCCCCTCCACCTATTGACAATGGAGACATTACTTCATTCCCGTTGTCAGTATATGCTCCAGGTTCGTCAGTTGAGTATCAATGCCAGAGCTTGTATAAACTTGAGGGTGATAATCAAATAACATGTAGAAATGGACAATGGTCAGAACGACCAAAATGCTTAG aTCCATGTGTAATATCACAAGAAATGatggaaaaatataatataaaattaaagtgGACAAACCAACGAAAGCTTTATTCAAGAACAGGTGACATAGTTGAATTTGATTGTAAATATGGATATCGTCCAACAAAATCTCATTCATTTCGAGCAGTGTGTCAGGATGGAAAACTGATATATCCCAGttgtgaaaaaaaatag